The following coding sequences lie in one Paenibacillus durus ATCC 35681 genomic window:
- a CDS encoding GH32 C-terminal domain-containing protein codes for MLNEPITYWTFDEGRGNQSTDSVSGKIDTIQFALSKGRYQAPKDPVWAAGVKGKALSFDGYSTFIRRPASQAASQPSENLTITVWVAPRTYDYGAENRLSAIVNQHNRERKEGYILGLFRHGAWSFQAGAGGEWLETWSSEPLPLHRWSFVSAVFAGSEGRVSLYLNGRKIAETTAGQPLKITPSSADLLIGRNNDGVILAEAFTMNNFDGWMDELAIYDRALTEAEIQQRYEQDLLDHGGVIPSIDRKAMQIPRHYFASDRHRPQYHMNPPGHWMNEPHAPLYFGGQYHLFYQQNPQGPFYHYIHWGHAVSPDLVHWRDLEAALSPEPGLDPDGIWSGSASYDHDGLPVLFYTIGNNGETPNQSIGLARSAFSEDGDNDLVSWIKHPAPIIRQERGTGLFGEFRDPFVWKEDGIYYMLVGTGAGGQEEGGTALVYTSSDMLDWEYRGPLYISDYGKYPYLGKAWELPVLLPLPLEGKEGAGSGKYVLLISPWGEGAKVEVNYWIGAWDPETCRFHPDHAEPGLIDVGDFHFTGPSGMVDPRTGRSLLFTIAQGERTPEIDYDCGWAHGAGMPVSLFLRADGRLGVEPVEETALLRGRRLLSVAGSSLEDINRQLAGVSGDMLEIILRFNSCQAEQVGISLRRTPDGAEETVIRFNRLEQRLEVDRSKTTLDERERTRGIQGGELPIGEETLRLHIFVDRSLIECYANGLKSLTTRAYPSRLDALGLLLWADGPAEQIDMDVWEMGPAYPTH; via the coding sequence ATGTTGAACGAGCCGATTACGTACTGGACTTTTGACGAAGGCCGTGGAAATCAATCGACAGACTCCGTATCCGGCAAAATCGATACGATACAATTCGCACTCAGCAAAGGACGTTACCAGGCTCCGAAAGATCCGGTCTGGGCTGCGGGGGTAAAGGGGAAAGCCTTGTCTTTTGACGGTTACTCCACGTTCATCCGCCGCCCCGCCTCTCAAGCCGCCTCTCAGCCTTCGGAAAATCTCACCATAACGGTGTGGGTTGCTCCAAGGACGTATGATTACGGGGCGGAGAACCGGCTTTCAGCTATTGTGAACCAGCATAACCGGGAGAGGAAGGAAGGCTATATTCTGGGCCTGTTCAGGCATGGAGCCTGGTCGTTCCAGGCGGGAGCGGGCGGCGAATGGCTGGAGACATGGTCTTCCGAGCCGCTTCCTTTGCACAGGTGGTCTTTTGTGAGCGCCGTATTCGCGGGGAGCGAAGGGCGGGTATCGCTGTATCTCAACGGGCGGAAAATAGCGGAGACCACTGCCGGTCAACCCTTGAAGATCACGCCCAGCAGCGCCGACCTGCTCATCGGGCGCAACAATGACGGAGTGATTTTGGCGGAAGCTTTCACTATGAATAACTTTGACGGCTGGATGGACGAGTTGGCGATTTATGACCGGGCGCTAACGGAAGCCGAAATTCAGCAGCGGTATGAGCAGGATCTCCTTGATCATGGCGGCGTTATCCCGTCTATCGACCGGAAGGCTATGCAAATTCCCAGGCACTATTTCGCCTCCGACCGCCACCGGCCGCAGTATCATATGAATCCGCCGGGACACTGGATGAATGAGCCTCACGCGCCGCTTTATTTTGGGGGCCAGTATCACTTGTTCTACCAGCAGAATCCCCAAGGCCCGTTCTACCATTATATTCACTGGGGGCATGCGGTTAGCCCGGATCTCGTACATTGGCGGGATTTAGAGGCCGCACTTAGCCCGGAGCCCGGGCTTGACCCAGACGGCATCTGGTCGGGAAGCGCCTCCTATGATCATGATGGTCTGCCGGTGCTGTTCTATACCATTGGAAATAACGGGGAGACTCCCAATCAGTCGATCGGTCTTGCCAGAAGCGCATTTTCCGAAGATGGCGACAACGATTTGGTAAGCTGGATAAAGCATCCCGCCCCAATTATTAGACAGGAGCGGGGGACGGGGTTGTTCGGAGAATTCCGCGATCCTTTTGTCTGGAAAGAAGACGGAATCTATTATATGCTTGTCGGAACGGGAGCAGGCGGGCAGGAGGAGGGCGGGACGGCTCTGGTGTATACGTCTTCCGATATGCTGGACTGGGAGTACCGGGGTCCATTATATATTAGCGACTATGGCAAATATCCATATCTCGGGAAAGCCTGGGAGCTTCCGGTCTTGCTCCCGCTCCCGCTTGAAGGAAAAGAAGGGGCCGGCTCGGGCAAGTATGTCCTGCTCATCAGTCCCTGGGGAGAAGGCGCGAAGGTTGAGGTCAACTACTGGATTGGAGCTTGGGACCCTGAAACCTGCAGATTTCATCCGGATCATGCGGAGCCGGGATTGATTGACGTCGGTGATTTTCATTTCACGGGACCAAGCGGCATGGTTGATCCCCGGACCGGACGCTCGCTCCTGTTTACGATTGCCCAAGGCGAACGGACGCCGGAAATCGATTATGATTGCGGCTGGGCGCACGGGGCGGGAATGCCGGTATCCTTGTTTCTGCGGGCCGACGGGCGGCTTGGCGTAGAACCGGTGGAGGAAACCGCGCTGCTCCGGGGAAGACGGCTGTTATCTGTGGCCGGGAGCAGTCTGGAGGACATCAACCGGCAACTGGCCGGGGTTAGTGGAGACATGCTGGAAATTATACTGCGCTTTAATTCATGTCAGGCTGAACAGGTCGGCATTTCCCTTCGCCGTACGCCGGATGGCGCGGAGGAGACAGTCATCCGGTTTAACCGTCTGGAGCAGCGGCTTGAGGTTGATCGTTCCAAGACGACGCTCGATGAGAGAGAGCGGACGCGGGGGATTCAAGGAGGCGAGCTTCCGATTGGCGAGGAAACCTTACGGCTGCATATTTTTGTCGACCGCTCGCTGATTGAATGTTACGCTAACGGGCTGAAGAGCCTGACGACCAGAGCTTATCCGTCGCGGCTGGATGCGCTTGGCCTACTGCTGTGGGCCGACGGCCCGGCGGAGCAAATCGATATGGACGTATGGGAGATGGGCCCGGCTTATCCAACCCATTAA
- a CDS encoding glycoside hydrolase family 32 protein, protein MSTKSYSETFRPQFHYSPKANWLNDPNGLVWYEGEYHLFYQHHPHSAVWGPMHWGHAVSKDLVYWEELPIALWPDHNGAIFSGSAVVDWHDTTGFFNGGSGLVAIFTHHDTQTPSGVPRQSQSLAYSTDKGRTWTVYEGNPVLEDERHVDYRDPKVFWDGERERWAMVLAAGQRILFYHSPDLIHWSFGSEFGASEGSHDGVWECPDLFRLPIDGRSGESKWVLIVSIGPNDELAEGSRTQYFVGEYDGVSFANDNPPETVLWLDHGRDNYAGVTWSDVPPQDGRRLLIGWMNNWKYANLLPTETWRGAMTLPRELGLALSEDGVRLRQTPVKELEALRENEFRIEPTVINAGDGNILQDIHGSSLEIEAEIKLAGAPVFGFRIHGSAGQGTVIGYDASRSYLFIDRRNAGTSDFHPDFSCEHGADLKPSGDVIKLRIFADHSSVEVFAGDGYVALTDQVFPDPEHQELELYVQEGSIEIIALRVYGLKSIWDCSK, encoded by the coding sequence GTGTCTACAAAATCATACAGTGAAACGTTCCGCCCGCAATTTCATTATTCGCCGAAGGCGAATTGGCTGAATGATCCCAACGGACTGGTATGGTATGAGGGAGAGTATCACCTGTTCTATCAGCATCATCCCCACAGCGCGGTGTGGGGCCCCATGCATTGGGGTCATGCGGTAAGCAAAGACCTGGTCTACTGGGAAGAGCTTCCCATTGCGCTTTGGCCCGATCATAACGGGGCAATCTTCTCGGGAAGCGCGGTTGTGGACTGGCATGATACCACAGGCTTTTTTAATGGAGGCTCCGGTCTGGTGGCGATATTTACCCATCATGATACGCAGACTCCAAGCGGGGTGCCGCGCCAGAGTCAGAGCCTCGCTTACAGCACGGACAAGGGAAGAACCTGGACAGTGTACGAAGGCAATCCGGTTCTGGAGGATGAGCGGCACGTGGATTACCGCGATCCGAAAGTGTTCTGGGACGGTGAACGGGAGCGGTGGGCGATGGTGCTCGCCGCTGGGCAGCGCATTTTGTTCTATCATTCGCCCGATCTGATTCATTGGTCCTTCGGCAGCGAATTCGGCGCGTCGGAAGGCTCGCATGACGGGGTCTGGGAATGTCCTGATCTATTCAGACTCCCGATTGACGGGCGTAGCGGCGAATCCAAATGGGTGCTGATCGTCAGCATCGGACCAAATGATGAACTGGCGGAAGGCTCGCGGACCCAGTATTTTGTAGGGGAATATGACGGTGTCTCCTTTGCAAACGACAACCCGCCGGAAACCGTGCTGTGGCTGGATCACGGCAGGGACAATTATGCCGGGGTAACCTGGTCTGACGTTCCCCCGCAGGATGGGAGAAGGCTGCTAATCGGCTGGATGAACAACTGGAAGTACGCTAATCTGCTGCCGACGGAAACGTGGAGAGGTGCGATGACGCTGCCAAGGGAGCTTGGGCTTGCGCTGAGCGAAGACGGCGTTCGGCTGCGCCAGACGCCGGTGAAGGAGCTTGAGGCGCTCAGAGAAAACGAATTTCGGATTGAACCTACGGTGATCAATGCGGGGGACGGCAATATTTTGCAAGATATTCATGGATCTTCGCTGGAAATTGAAGCCGAAATCAAGCTTGCGGGCGCCCCCGTGTTCGGCTTTCGGATTCATGGCTCCGCCGGGCAGGGAACGGTCATCGGTTATGATGCGAGCCGCAGCTATCTGTTCATTGACCGCAGAAATGCCGGCACATCGGACTTTCATCCCGATTTCTCCTGCGAGCACGGAGCGGACCTGAAGCCCTCCGGCGATGTCATCAAGCTTCGGATCTTTGCCGACCATTCCTCTGTTGAAGTGTTCGCGGGTGATGGATATGTTGCGCTGACGGACCAGGTTTTTCCGGACCCGGAGCATCAGGAGCTGGAGCTGTATGTCCAAGAAGGAAGCATTGAAATCATCGCTTTGCGCGTATACGGCTTGAAGTCCATTTGGGATTGTTCAAAATAG
- a CDS encoding glutaredoxin family protein, producing the protein MSAQVIVYSTEGCGDCSRVKQMLQSEGVSFEVRDIMTSEAYQQEVEHLGFMGIPVTVAGGRAVKGFNQGELKELIAAAGLKN; encoded by the coding sequence ATGAGTGCCCAAGTGATCGTCTACTCCACCGAGGGCTGCGGCGATTGCAGCCGGGTGAAACAAATGCTTCAGAGCGAGGGCGTCTCGTTCGAGGTCAGAGATATTATGACAAGCGAGGCTTATCAGCAGGAAGTGGAACATCTCGGCTTCATGGGCATTCCGGTTACCGTAGCGGGCGGCAGAGCGGTCAAAGGCTTTAACCAGGGCGAATTGAAGGAACTGATTGCTGCGGCGGGGTTAAAGAACTAA